A stretch of DNA from Campylobacter gracilis:
GGCAACACCGGCACGCAGGCGCTTACCGTAACCGTGCGCCGCCTAGCCTTGGGCGAGATAGCGTTTAAAGACAAAAAGCAGGTTCTCTTTCGCGAGATCACAATCGCTTTCATAAACGGCCTCATTTTTGCTACGCTGATGGGGTTTGTGGCGTATTTTTGGTTCGGCATTAAGCTTTTGGGGCTGGTGATTGCGATGTCGATGGTGCTAAATTTAACGCTTGCGGGGCTTTTCGGCGCCGTCATTCCGATCACGCTTAAAAAATTAAATATCGACCCCGCCGTCGGCAGCTCCGTGCTGCTTACCACGGTAACGGATATCGTGGGATTTTTTAGCTTTTTAGGACTTGCGACATGGATACTACTATAAAAAATTTTAAAATTTCCGAGCTTAAAAGCTCGAATTTCGTTAAACCCTTTCGCTTAAATTTTGAAATGGACGGCGTAGCGCGCGCGTGGGACTGCGTAAAGGTGCACGATAGCGTCTCGATCTTGCTTTATCATACGCAGCGCGACGCGCTTTTGCTCGTCAAGCAGTTTCGCCCCAGCGTGTGGTTTTATCAAGAGGAAAATTTGATAAATTCGCCCGAAAAGGGCTACACCTATGAGCTTTGCGCTGGCATTTTAGATAAGGGCATCAGCGAGGAACAAACGGCGATCGAAGAGGTGCTCGAGGAGACGGGATATGCCGTGAAAGATCTGAAATTTATCACGAGCTACTATAGCGCCCTTGGCTTTGCGGCGAACCGTCAAATTTTATACTTCGCGTGCATCGACGAATCGATGAAGCTAGGTAGCGGCGGCGGCGTGGACGGCGAGAAGATCGAGCTTTTCTACCTGCCTGCAGCCAAGGTGCGTGAGTTTATGTTCGACGAAAAGATCGTGCGCGCGCCGGGGCTGATCTTGGCATTTCAATGGTTTTTGAGCGAGTTTAAAGCTTAGCGGCGAGATGGAATTTCGTGTGCCATCGCGCGTTTTTGCGTCTCGGCTTTAAATTTAAAGGACGGCGATGAGGGTTTTACTTAGGCTGTGCGTTATCGTGGCGTGCCTTTATGCAGCGATCGCGGCGGGACTTTATATCTTTCAGGAGCGGCTGATATTTTTGGGCGAGCCGCTAGATAAAAACTTCAAATTTAGCTTTGAAAATTCCGAATTTACAGGACTTGTAAACGCTCCCGAGAGCGGCGCGCATTTAGATATGCGGGCATCCGCTACGCAAAATAGCGCCTCTACGAAGAGCAGCGCGGATGAAGGTGCTTCCGCAGCGAGCGGCACAAAAGAAAGCGGCGCCGCAGCGGGTGAGATTAAAAGTGAAAACACCCAAACTAGCTCCGAGCGCGTCGGTGAAAATACTTCTCAGGATGCCGCTACGGGCAATAACGCAAACGTCGCTGTGATAAAATTTCAAGAGATCAATATCCCGTTCGGGGGCGGGTCTATAAACGGGCTGAAATTTAGCGCGGCAGAGCCTAAAGGCGCGATTTTGTTCTTTCACGGCAACTTCGGCGACGTGAGCGGCTGGGGTGCATACGGCGCGGATTTTGCGGCTTTGGGATACGATTTTTATATTTTCGATTACCCGGGCTACGGCAAATCGGACGGCAAAATTTCATCGCAGCAGCAGCTTTTTACGAGCGCGGATGCGATGAGCCGCTACGTTTTAGCGCAGCATTCGCCAAGAAAGCTCGCGATGATCGGCTACTCGATCGGAAGCGGCATCGCAGCGCAGCAGGCTGCGAAGTGGGACGCGACGCGGCTGATTTTGCTCGCGCCCTATTTTAGCTTCGAGCGGCTCGCGCATGAAAAAATCCCCTTCGTGCCGAAATTTTTGATCCGCTATAAGATTCCGACTGCGGAATTTTTGCAAGCGGCACGCGGCACTCAGATCACGCTCATCCACGGAGCCGCAGATGAGCTGATACCGGTGCAGCACTGCCGCGATCTTGCGGGATCTCTTAAGGCGGGCGATCTATTTTATGAAATACCAAACGCGCGGCATAATGGACTGCTGGCAATGCCCCGTATTTGGGAAATTTTAAAAGAGAGACTGCAATAATCTAGCGGAGCTCGGCGTAAAATTCCACGCAAAATTCGACCGCTAAATTTTAAAATTTTACGTAGAATTCCGCGCGGGCTCGGTCTCCGTAAAATCTCATGAAATTTTATAGCGGCAAAACACGGCACCAAAACAAGGGCGCAATTTCAAATCAAAATTTGCGCACCGTTAGCGTAAGCATAGAGCCGACTTGGTAGCGTTAAATTCTTTCTAGCGCGTAGGTGCTGTAAATTTCAAACTAAAATTTGCGCTAGGCTGCAACGCCGTATGTTTTAGCCGCGATAAAATTCTGTGAAATTTTATCCCCGCAGCCGTTTATAAATTTCAAGTCTAAATTTTATATTTATGCCCTGATGGCGCCGTATGTTTTAGCCGCGCAAAATTCTACCATACGAAATTCTATCTCGTAGAATTTTAATTTGCCGCGCTCAAATTTTATCCACCGTTCTGAAATTTATCTCACCGCGCCTAAATTTCTCCCTCTCGTCGCGCTTTACCCAAATTTATATTTAGTTGTTGTAAAATGCGTTTTTAAAAGGATTTTAGCGGTTTGTGATATGAGTATTTTAGAGCTTACGGAGTGCGTGGGCATCGCTTCGGCGGCGCTTAGCGGGTTTTTATTCGGCGTTAAGAAGGGCTGCGATTGGCTTGGGATCTTTATCGCGGCGTTTTTGACTGCGCTTGGCGGCGGGATCATGCGCGACACCTTGGTAAGCCGCGAGATCTACTCATTTACGCACTACGCGCCCGTAACCATCGTGCTTGCGGTAAGCGCCGTAGCCATTTTTGCCAAACTTTACGAGAACCGCGATTTAGAGGGTAAATTTTTATTTATTCTAACCGATGCGATCGACGTCATAAGCTTTTCGATCGTTGGAGCGATGGTCGCGCTAAGCTACAATCACAACGTTTTCGGCGTAGTACTGATCGCATTTTGCAACGGCGTGGGTGGTGGCATTTTGCGCGACGTACTGCTGAACGAAGTGCCGTGGTTTTTACATACGGGGCTTTATGGCACGATAAGCATGGGCGTGGGCTTGATATATTTCGTGCTTGATGGATTGGGGCTTAGCGGCGTAGTTTCGGTGCTTATTTTGCTAGTTTTAGGGGTTGCGTTTCGCATGATGGCTTATTACAAATCTTGGCATCTGCCTAAAGTGGAGTATAAAAAATGAACTATTTGATGGATAATTTCGCGCGCGTAAACGTAGCGCTAGTAAGAGGCGAGGGCTCGATAGTCTATGATGAAGCGGGCAAGGACTACGTGGATTTTGGCGCGGGTATCGGCGTAAACTGTCTAGGGCACGCAAACGAGATCGTCTTAGAAGCGATCGGCACGCAAGCCGCGCAGATCATCCACGGCTCAAATATCTATAGAATTCTGCCCCAAGAAGCCCTGGCTCAAAAGATTAGCGAGCTTTTGGGGTACCGTACATACGCGGTGTTTTGCAACTCGGGCGCGGAGGCGAACGAAGCTGCGATCAAAATGGCGCGCAAATACGGCACCGTAAACTTCCCTAATAAAAAATTTGAAATTCTAACTCTGCGAAATTCATTCCACGGCCGCACGCTAGCGACGCTACAAGCTACCGGGCAGGAGAAATTTCATCCGGAAATTTTTGCGCCCTATATGCCCGGGTTTAAATTTTTCGACGATATCGAGGAGATCATCGCGCACATCGATGAAAACAGCGTCGCCGTGATGATCGAGCTAGTCCAGGGCGAGGGCGGCATTAAACCTCTGGATAAGGCTAGCGTGCAAAAGCTGGCGGCTGTTTTAAAAGAGAGAAAGCTGCTTTTAATCACCGACGAGGTGCAGTGTGGCGTATATCGCACGGGCGAGTTTGCGACGTCGCAAATTTACGGCATCCGCCCCGACATCATCACCTTTGCCAAAGGTCTTGCGGGCGGCGTGCCGATCGGCGCGTGCGTGGCGCAGCAAAACATTTTCGCTCCGGGCGAGCACGGCAGCACCTTCGGCGGTAACTTTTTGGCGACCTCTACGGCGCTTGCGGTGCTTTCGCAGCTTCAGTTTTTAAAAGCGAGCGGCAAGCTTGATAAGACTATAAAAAGATTTATCAAAAAACTAGACGCCATCGCCGCAGACTATCCTAGCCTGATCGAAAAGCGCGTGGGGCTCGGTCTGATGCAGGGCCTCGTGTTGCGCGATGAAAAAAATCTGGGCGAGATCTTTAACAAAGCCCTGCAAAACGGGCTTTTGATCCTAAAATCCGGTAAGCGCACCCTTAGATTTTTGCCTGCATTAAATATCAAAAAATCCGAGATCAAAGAGGGCTTCGCGCGCCTACGCAAAAGCCTGGACGAGATAGTGCGGGCGTGAAATTTAGCGATTTTTTTGAGGGCTGGCTAAACGAGAGATACTACGCAAATGCCGCTAAAATCGGCAAGAGCGGCGATTTTTACACCGCCGTGAGCGTAGGGAGCTTCTTTGGGATCTGCATCGCGCACGAAATTTTACGCCTAAGCGCTGATTTTGGCGCGACGCAAGCATTAAGCTTAGATGCGGCGACAAGCCCAATTGCATCGCGGCAAAATTTTGCGGCTAATCCCGGCGAACCAAATTTAGATATTGTGCTCGCAGAAAAATCGCAAAATAACGCCAAAATCGCTATCGTAGAGATAGGATCGCACGACGGGCGGCTGCTTTGCGACATAGCGCAAGCTATATTTACGCTAGGCGGTGTGGCGGCGCTTAATAGATTTAGTTTTGCGATCATCGAGCCGCACGAGCGTCTGCGCGAGCTACAGCGGGCGAGCTTTGTGGAGTGCTTCGGCGGCGAAATCGCGCTAAAGCACTTTGCAAGCGCGCGCGAGGCGAAATTTAAAGATGTGATCTTTGTGGCAAATGAGCTTTTCGACGCCTTTAAATGCGAGGCGGTGGATGGCGAAAATATGCTTTTTATAAAAAGCGGTGCGGCAAAATTTGCCCCCATAAAAGAAGGCGAAATTTTGACCATCGCGCGCAGATTCGGTATCTCGCGCGGCGAAATCCCGGTCGGATACTTTCGCTTTGCGCGCGAAATTTGTGCCAGCGCGCAGCGGTTTTATTTCATCGCCTTCGATTACGGGCAGATGGGCGCTAGCGGCGATTTTAGCCTGCGGATCTACCGAAATCACGAAGTTTTTAGCTTCTTTGAGGTGCAAAACTTGAGCGATTTTTACGGCAAAAGCGATCTTACCTACGACGTAAATTTTGAAATTTTACGCGCGGCGTTTGAGGACGCGGGCGCGGCGGCGACGGATTTTAAAAGACAGATCGCAGCTTTGATGGACTTTGGCGCGGTCCAGCTTTTAGAGCTTTTTATGCAAAAAAGCGGCGAGAAGGGCTATCACAACGCGCTTTTGCAGTTCAATCACCTGCGCGCGGAGTTTGGCGAGAAGTTTAAGATGATAAAATTTAAAAAGGGGCTTTGATGAAAGCTTTTATCGATTGCGACTGCGAAATTTTACAAAAGACGCTGGAGTTGTTTTTGAAAGACCATGCCGCAAGTGCACAGGATTGCGACTTTGTGATAAGCGATGAGCCACAAAGCTCGGCAAAACCGCTATTTTTAATCAGCGAGGGCGGAGATCTGACGCTACCGTTTTCAAAGAATACCTTGCTATCGAAGCTGGAGGATTTCCAAGGTTTGCTAAAGCGGAATCTTAGCGGATACGATGCGGCGGAAGAGGAAATTTGCGCGCTGTTTGATGAGTTTAAGACAAGAATCATCGAAATTTTAAGAAGGCAAAATGGCTAAATTTTCCAAACCTGACGGCGCGCTCTTTACGCAAATTTCAAGCGGCATTTACAAAGGTAAAAAGCTCGCTCTGCCCGCGCTTTCGAGCACGCGCAGCACGAAAAGCATCGTAAAGGGCTCGTTTTTCGATACGTGGCGGGCGGAGTTGCGCGGCGCGACGTTTATCGAGTGCTTCGGCGGCAGCGGTGCGATGGCGCTTGAAGCGCTAAGCAACGGCGCAAAAAACGTTTATGCGATCGAAAAGGATGCCGTCGCGCATAAGATAATGCGGAAAAATTTCGAGCTTTTTGGGCTCGGCGCAAATGCGATTTTGGGCGATTGCTTCGAGCGACTACCCGAAATTTTGCACGAGCTGCAAGCGGGCACGAACGGATGCTCGGGCGCGAATTCGTTAAATTTGAGCGGCAAAAATTTCAAAAACCATGCCAACGACGACGCCTGCTGTAAAAATTCAAGCAGCGAAAAAGAGGGTTGCCGCAAAAGCTTTAGTAGCGTAGAGCAGGGCAAGAACGGATACCGCGCCGCGCAAAGCATCGAAGCGGAAGATAACGCGCAAAGTGGCGTGAAAAATTTAGCTAAATGCGGCACGGGAAACGGTGCGCCTGACAGCGCGCAAAATGGCGCGCAGAGCGGCACAAATGGTGATCACGCGAGCGAGGGCTTTGGCGATTGTGCCCGGATTGGCGATTATGCGGGCGCTTCTAGTATAAAATACTGCGTTAATTCGCTAGCCACGGACGTCGCGAGCTTTAGCGAAAAGTTTGACGATAACTGCGCTTCTCAATACGACGCTAGCGGCACCGAGACCGCTAATTGCAACTTAAATTTAAACTCAAAATGCGGCGAAAGCTCTAATTTTGACGTAAATCGCGGTGCGGGCTTAGACGTGGGCTGCGAAGAGAAAAAAAGCTTAAATTTAGGCGAAAATTTTGATTCTAGCTGCAGAAAAAGTTTACATTCAAGCGCAAATTTCGTCTATGATTCAAGAAAAAATTCTACTGAGAATTCTGACGGAAAATTTAGCCCCAAGTGTGAAGAAAATTCACGCCCAAACGTAAATTTAACCCGCGGTTCAAGAAAAAATTCTGCCGCTAACTCCCGTGAAAATTTCTCCTGCGGTTTAGGCGAAAGCTCTACCGCAAACGGCTTAGGCGAATGCTCTGCCGTAAATTTTAGCGAAAGCCATACCGCAAATTCTAGTGAAAATTCCGTCTCCGATCCCGCGCGCAGAGTGTTTGTATATCTGGACCCGCCGTTTGCGATCAGGCAGGGCTTTGGTGAGATTTACGAGCGCGTGTTGGCGCTAATAGCGCGCCTAGGCTCCGTGCAGTGCGAGCTGCTAATCGCGATCGAGCATATGAGCGAGCTTGAGCTGCCGCCTAAAATCGGCGATTTCGCGCTGCTTAAATCGCGCAAATTCGGCGCTACAACGATGAGTTACTACGCAAGATGAAAAGCTTAAAGCAAATTTTAGATTATTACGCCGATTTGAAAAATTGCGACGCGGATCTTTTCGGCGCGCCCGATCCGCTGCAGGTCGCAAAGGGACATCGAAACGACGTCGTAGCGCTCATCTGCGCGCTGTTTGCTTACGGCAACGCGGCTCAAATTTTAAAATTCCTTCGCTCGCTTGATTTTTCTCTTTTAGACGAGAGCGATGAGTGCATTGGTGCGGAACTTGCGGGCAAAAAGTATAGATTTCAAAGCCCGCGCGACGTCGCTGAAATTTTTATAACTTTAAAGCGGCTTAAAAATAGCCTTAGCATCGAGGAGAGCGTGCTTCGCGGCATGCAAAAAAACGGACGGATCGAGGATGGGATAAATTTTTTAATTGGCGAAATTTACAGATTAAATCCTTATCGCAGCCAGGGATATGAGTTTTTTTTCGGGCGCGGCTTCGCGCAAAGGCCCGCGTCGCCGTACAAGCGCTACAATCTTTTCCTGCGCTGGGCGGTGCGCGACAGCGACATCGATCTGGGGCTGTACAAAAAGATCGAAAAATCGCGCCTCCTCATCCCGCTCGATACCCACACGCATAAAGTTTCACTTAAGCTTGGGCTGATCGATCGCAAGAGTTACGATTTTGAGGCGGTTTTGCAGCTTACGCAAAGCTTAAGGCGCTTCGATCCGAGCGATCCCATCAAATACGACTTCGCGCTGTATCGCCTTGGACAGAGCGGCGAGATAGATAAAATTTTACCTGTACTAAGCGCGAGTTTAGATAAAACTGCGAAGTAAGTCGGCGGAATTTTGCGCTGTGCTGTCGCATAAGCGGAGTTGGCTTTATGGATTTTGTCGTGCGCCTTGAGTACGGCGCGCCGAAATTTTATAAAATTTTAGCAAGAGATCGCTTCATAAAATTCTGCAAATTTCACGGATAGTCGCGTAAAATTTATAGTGCTAACTTGTAGAATTTGGGTAAAATTCCACAGCCTTACGCTACTTAAATTTTATGAAATTTTGCAGTTCACGCACGACGCGATAAATTGCATGGAGCTAAAACGGCAATCGCGCGATAAATTTCATAAAATTTAAGCAGAGAGGCGCGGCAAAATCCGATATAATTCCGCGAAATTTTATAGGATTTCACGAAATTCTAGCAGGCGCTCGTATGCACTTTGCGGCGCATGAGCAGTTTTACGATCGTAATTGCGCGGAATTCTAGCAGGCGTTCATAGCGCGTGCCTGTGTGATTTTAGAAAAGGACAAAAATGGAGCTTGAACTTTGGCAGTTTGCGGTGCTTTTTGCGGCGGCGTTTTTCGGCGGATTTATCGACTCGATCGCGGGCGGCGGCGGGCTGATTTCGCTGCCTGCGCTGCTTGCCGTGGGTATCCCGCCGCATGTAGCGATCGCCACAAATAGATTTCAAGGCAGCTTCGGAAGCTTCACCGCCGCTTTAAATTTCATCCGCAAGGGTTACGTCGATGTGGCGGAGATCTTGCGCGGCGTGGTTTTTACGTTTATCGGCGGACTCGTCGGCGCTTATGTCCTGCTTCTAATCGATGCGAAATTCCTAAACTACCTCATTCCGATCCTGCTACTGGCGCTTTTCTTTTATATGATTTTTTCGCCAAACCTTGGCGAAGCGCCCGCCAAACCCAAGATGTCAAAAAAGAGCTTTTACGCTATTTTCGGGCTTGTTTTGGGCTTTTACGACGGATTTTTCGGCCCCGGTACGGGCTCGTTTTGGACGTTTGCGCTCGTAGGAATTTTAGGGCTTTATATGAAAAAGGCGGTCGCGCACACGAAGGTTTTAAATTTTACCTCAAACATCGTCTCTTTAGGCGTTTTTATCATCGGTGGGCAAATTTTATGGCTCGTCGGAGCGGTGATGGCGGTCGGACAGATCGCGGGCAGCTTCGCAGGTTCAAGTCTAGTGATGCGATGCGACGTGAAATTCGTGCGCAAGATGCTTCTGTTCGTCGTTGCCGCGACGATTTTAAAGCTACTTTACGGACTGATTGCAAATTGATACAGACCGATTGAAGGCCGATCGCAGACCAATCTCAAGCCAAAATCATAGAATTTTATACAGGATTTCGTATAAAATTTCACGTAAAATTTTATGAGCTTTCGCTGATCTATTTCGATGACGCTGATCTTGCTGCCGCAGTAGCGCAGATCTTGTTGTAGGGTCGCGCCAGTCTCGCTTCGATGGCGCCGATTTTACCGTGGCGTTGTGCTAATCTTGTCACGACTACGCTAATTTCCCGCTGTTGTGATGTTGATTCTGTTGCCGTTGCGTCGGAGGTCTCGCTTGTCGTGAGGTCTTGATTTTATTATTTTGGTAGCGTTAATTTTGCTCCGCTACATTGACGACTTCGTTACTGCGCTTGCTATTGCGAGGATTTTAATTGCGTTGCGCGGTGTCGCACTGATTTTTTATAACGGCGCTGTTCTTTCTGCTGCGATGGTAGTGATTTTGGCGCTGCTTTTACCGCCCCACCGCCGGTATCACTACCGTGGGCGGCTTGGTTTTGCTGTCGCGACATTGATGGTCTTGATGGTGCAAGGATTTGATTTGCTGTACAACGATGCCGATGAAGTTTCGTCCATTCGCATCGGCTAAATTTAGCCGCACTGTCTGTATCTATTTCGTCGTATCGCCATGCATTCATTCGATATCGCCGATAGAGTCGTCGTATTGCCGAGCGCGCGGCATTATAGTGCTCGCATTGATGAAATTTAATCGGGCACCGTCGCGCACGCCCCTTTCCCGCTTACTCGCTTTTTAAAATACACGCCACCGTTAGCGAGCCGTTTTGCTCGCCCGCGCTCGTGCCGACAGTTTAACCATTTGCTGTGCAGATTCGCCGCCGTGCCCGTATCGATTAAATTTAGCCGCACTTTCACACGCTGTTTTGTTGCGCCCGTTAGCTCTTTTAAATTTGCCGTTTCGCCGCCACGGCTCGCTATTCTGCGCTAGCTTCTAGCCATATTGTCCGCTATATTTGTGCGATAAATTTAACCGCACCGCTGCGTCTGCCGTTTCATTTTGCTATCGTAGGCGAAATTTTGCCTATCCATGCCATTTAAATTTGCCGTATCGCTACGTATCTGTTTCGCCTCGCCCGCCGAAATTTAGCAACCTCTCGCGCCAATTAAATTTCATCGTACCAGCCGCATCCACGCCCGCCCGCTCGCGAAATTCCGCCGCCTAAAACAAAGTTAAAATATTTTGCGATAAAATGGACGAAATTTTTCACAAAGGATTTAATATGCAGATTATTTCGACTCCTGATGCGGCGCAGGCCATCGGACCGTACTCTCAGGCGATCAAGGCGGGCGGGTTCATCTTTACCTCGGGACAGATCGCGCTTAAGCCCGACGGCGAGTTTGTCGCGGGCGGCGTGGAGGCGCAGACGAGGCAGGTTTTGCAAAACCTCGCCGCGATCCTGAAAGAAGCGGGCGCGACGCTGCAAGATGCCGTCAAAACGACGATTTTCCTAGCCGATATGGGTGATTTTGCCGCGGTGAACGAGATATACGCAGCGGCATTCGGCGAGCACAAGCCGGCTCGTAGCACGGTGCAGGTCGCCAAACTCCCCAAGGGGGCGCTTGTGGAGATCGAAGTAATAGCGCTGGCTAGGGCTTAGCGCTAAATTTAGGTCGCTAGGGCACTGGGAGCTCGTATTTGTGGTTAAAATTTAGACGCGGGCTGCTCGAAATTTAAACGGCTTGCTTTGGTTTTGAAGCTGCGTGCTTTTAAATTTAGATTTTCAAAGCCGCGCCAAATGCCCGTGGATCTATGCAAACAGCGCGTCTTGGCGCTGCTAGGGCGTTAAAATTTCTCGCTCAAAATGGGATCAAAACGATAGAAAAACTTATTCGAAAATATAAAAATATCACGGCCTCGGGGTGCAGCGATATAGAGCCCGCATGGATCGCGTAGGCGCAGCGGCGGCTCGGTTTTGCGCTGCCTGTGAGTTACAAGCAGATGCTGCTAAGATACGCTAGCGTGAGCGCGGCGCGGATCGAGCTAAAAACGATCGCACCGCCCAAGTTTGCGGATAGTGCCGACGCCGACATCTGCTACACGTATGAGGTAAATCTCAAAAACGGGCTATTCGCCGCGGACGAGCTTGTGTTTTTGCAGCTCGAGGACGAGGAGTATTATTTTAAAATTTCGCCCGCAAGCGACATAGCGGACGGCTTGCCAAACACGGCGCGCGGCAAGACGGCGGAGAGCATGAGCGGCGAAGCTGCGGGCGCGACGGCGCGTGATACAGTGGTAGCGACGGTAGCCAACGGTGCGGAAAATAGGGCATCTGGCGACGAAGCGCGCGCGGAGAGATCGCCGGATGTGGCGCGCAATATTAATGCAGAAGCACCAGATGAAACGACGTGTAAAACAGCGGGCGCAACAACAAGCGAAGCGGCGGACGAGGCGGCAAGCGGAGCGACGAAAGAGATAGCGAGCGAGCGGGCAGGCGCCGCGCCGTGCGAATACAAAGTCTATGTGCGCGACTACGCGGAGGGCGAGGATAGGCTTTTCGCGGACGATTTTTACGGGTTTTTGGAAAAATTTTAAGACGAAATTTAACGCAAAATTAGGAGTGATAAATAGGACTGTTTGATATTTTTAAAAAGCAAAAATTTGACATCGATGTGCGTCCGGACGGCATTTTCATCGGCGGCGTAAATTGCGAATTTGATCTGGCTAAGCTTAACGAAGCTTTGGGGCAGCCGCGCGTGATCGATGACGGAGAGGGCAAAAGCCGCTATTTTTGGGATGAGGCGGGGATTTTCGCCTTCGTGCGCGCAGGCGAGCTAGCAGAGCCGAAGCTTACCGAGATGATTTTGATGCTTGAGGTCGCAAAGGGCGTGCAGCACGAGGTTCCGCACAAGCTATACGGCGGCGCGTTCACGCTAGAGGGCAGACCGCCGCTTGAGGCCGTGCCGGAGCAGGAGCTGCGCGGCGCATATATATTTTTGGAGCTTAGCCTGGGCAAATTCGAAGTCTCACTAGCTCTAGCCGAGGCCGTGCAGGAGCGCATAGGCGCGATGGACTTTGCCGAGCGCTTCGCTAAGCGCGACACCGACGAGATTGCAGACATCGTGCGAGCTGCGAAAATGCCGATAGGGCGCGTCTGCATCAATCAAAAAGAGAAAAAGGTAAAACGAAAGCCGAGCGATAAATTTAAGCTTCCGCGCGCGGCCGGCGAGACACTAGCGTTTAAAAATTTAAATTTCAAAGTCGCCGTGATGAACGAACTGATGTACGAAAAAGCCCTACTGGAGCCCAAATTTGACGTGTTTGAGTACTGCGAGGAGCGCGGCATCGATCCGTATGCGGATTTTGGCGCCCTGCCGCAAGCCAAAAAGTGGTTTAAGGACTATCCGGTCCCCGCAAATCTGGCGGAGCAGGTTAGCGAGCTCTATCTTGACGGCGGAAACGAAATTTATCTGCAAATCGCGCCTGATTGGGACGGCGAGGATGAGCTTTTCGATATCAAAAACATTGACGCCGCCGAGCTTGCGCAATTCAAAAACCTTAAGAAAATCGAAACGACCGGCATCGACATATCTAAAAAGGCGCGAAAAGCCTGCGCAGATGCGGGGATCACGGTAGTTGATTGAGCGCGGAAGTGGACTTTGAGCCATACAGCGCGCGGTTTTAAAAAAGCCGAAATAGGCTTTTAAACGCTTTATAAATGCGCATTCCAGCGGGCATTCGGATGCGTTTTAAAAAGCTGAA
This window harbors:
- a CDS encoding RidA family protein; this translates as MQIISTPDAAQAIGPYSQAIKAGGFIFTSGQIALKPDGEFVAGGVEAQTRQVLQNLAAILKEAGATLQDAVKTTIFLADMGDFAAVNEIYAAAFGEHKPARSTVQVAKLPKGALVEIEVIALARA
- a CDS encoding DUF6892 domain-containing protein, which encodes MRPDGIFIGGVNCEFDLAKLNEALGQPRVIDDGEGKSRYFWDEAGIFAFVRAGELAEPKLTEMILMLEVAKGVQHEVPHKLYGGAFTLEGRPPLEAVPEQELRGAYIFLELSLGKFEVSLALAEAVQERIGAMDFAERFAKRDTDEIADIVRAAKMPIGRVCINQKEKKVKRKPSDKFKLPRAAGETLAFKNLNFKVAVMNELMYEKALLEPKFDVFEYCEERGIDPYADFGALPQAKKWFKDYPVPANLAEQVSELYLDGGNEIYLQIAPDWDGEDELFDIKNIDAAELAQFKNLKKIETTGIDISKKARKACADAGITVVD